In Lycium ferocissimum isolate CSIRO_LF1 unplaced genomic scaffold, AGI_CSIRO_Lferr_CH_V1 ctg5043, whole genome shotgun sequence, the DNA window TTCAAAAATCAAAGTGTAGTGCATGTTCAACCTCTccctttattatttttaaatccCTTTGCTTGCATCAATCCATTAATATATGTCTTTTTCTCTTCCTCCAAAGGTTTTGAAAATGTATTCTTTTAGCCGTCTGGTCAATTACAGTAAACTAATCTCATGCTGACTTATTTTGTTATCAAGATTTGTGTGCACATGTGGTGTTTTCAACTTTTGAGTTGGCAGATTTGCTTTGTGATGTAACATACTTTTACAAGTTGAGCAAAAGTAGGAGAAAGCTTTGCATTGCATTTTGAAGTCATCTTGTCAAAACTAGTAAGGTAGTTTAATTCACCTTAAAcgatttttttcccttttctatgCAAATCTATTCGTGAATTCCATTCATGGGCCATGTTTCTCTACAGGTGCATgcgatttttcttcttttcttttaccaTAATCTTATTTAGTTTCTTCTTAAACTTCAATTGATATTATCACATGCTTCTCTATTTTTATGGTTTCTAGTTGATAATTAGCAAAATTCCTCATTATGCCCTACACTTGGCATGATTTATTTAGTGCACTCCTAAACTTTTTGTGGTCCTAATTACCCCTAATTCTTTTCACAAGCTTTTAGTGCATAGTAAAATTATCTCAAGTTAGTTTTATTAGGCTTGTATGATTTAAGGTTGACAAGAGAATGATAAAAATTTATGACATTAAAGTTAAGTGGTGGTCCACAACCACCACTGGATTGTCCCCTTTGAAACATGAACGAGGCATCCATGAACTTCGATCTGTTGCTTTAATAAATCATGCAAAGGAAAAAAAGTAGCCATTCAAATATTTCAATCTGTTTCATAGGGCCAACAATTCTGGTTTATAATTAACTTCTTAGTTGAAGTATTTAACTTTTAGGaattttcattttccttcttttaagGCAGTTACCTTATCTTGcctttttttcatcttttcttgaGGTGTAAAGGCAGGATTTGTTGGCCATTTATGCTGACTTTATGTGGAACACGCCATGCACTCATGACAAATGATATTAATTTTTTGAATAAactaacttattttcttttttactttgaCCTACTTTTGCCTtcgaaaaatctagagagataTGTCCAGTATTTTTTaagcataaaaaataattgtattttctcttagaaaaataagaagcaacattgaagaagaaagagttTGCCGTGTCAAATTCACTGCTTATAGAGATATTGCTAGTATATTCTTTAGCAAAAATGAATTGTACTTGTAAACTCCGCATTTGAGATGTTGATTGAGTTAGTTGGATGGTGTAAAGTTAATATGGCTGTAACTTAAATGTTAACTTATCTGTTCGCTTGCTCGATATGGAGATCAAAATGGACTGTGGGTTTATTTTTATAGAACTCAGTGAGATGCATTTGACAAAGGAAGTCATTCTCTTTTATGAACAAAAATCGTGTCTGCTGTGATCACCACTTTAACCATGCAAATATTACAAACTAACTCAACAATCCCCCAATAATTTATAATATATCTCATAATATCATACATACCACTAAGTATCTTGAATAGACTTGAACTTTTCATTTAAAAATGTTTGTAAATACTTTACAACAGTTTGATATTAGGAAATTGGTGGTAATCCAATATTTTGCTCCAAAAGCACTTTTACAATTCACTCAATTATTTcatggaaagttggaattaaagatcAAGCCTCTAGATCTTATTTTGAATCAGCACCACTTTAATATTTATTAAGGTGGAATTAGTCTACTTTGTCCATGTTATCTCTCTAATTAGTTACATCCTCATTAAGAATTTATTGTCTCTTCTTAAATGCAGCTatcgttatatatgttatgttcaGACACATTCAACAATTCCTTAGTTCCTCACATAATACTATTGGACTCTTTATAGTGGGTGTTCATGCTCTGATAAGGGGGGGATCAAGATGGACTTTGACAAACAAAGGCGATTACCCATTGAACTTGTTATGTTTAGAGTGTCTACTAACTCAAATTGGGCTCTCATTACTTGTGTTTAGTTGAAGGGATTTTTGCATGGTAACAAAAGATTAGTTACTGGATTGTCAAATAGATCTCATGATTAACCCAATTCAACTATCATTTCAAGAGCATTTGGCTTCAGAATACTTTcctctttttattcttttatggaCTACATAAATCTTATCGTCCAACACAAAGGAGGGTAATCCCTTTTGACTGCTCAATCCTCACGGTATAATTATGCAAATTCTATCTGAAAATCTCTTCCGGTGAAACAAAATAATTAAGGGAGCTCCCTTTGTTGGGAACTTTCGCTCCATAATATTCTAATATGCCTCTCTAGGAGCATTACGATCTGCAACTCGAATGGTCTCTTATAAAGTGATGACTATGCCAAGTCCCAAAAGATGAAATAGCCTTCTGTTTGCATTAGTTTTACAATAAGTCTATACATTAGTATTAACAACTAAGGCTCAAAGCCTAAAAATCCTAAAACCTCCTTTGAGCAATGGAGCTAGTTACAAGTTTGAACAGATCTGTAAATTCATTTTTGCATCAACATTTGACATTGATGAATGGGCGTATTaggaaacaaaatgaaaaagaagaagaaaaaaaggttatCTTCTTAGCTTGCTTGAAGTACTTGAAATTGCCTGCTGCAGATATCCCAGTGTCTTTTGATGATTAAGGAATCCCATAAACCAGAACTCAAAATCATCCTCTGTAATTACTTGTATATACTTCTGTGACGGCTTTTCCCTATTTTCACTCTCTTTTGCTTTGTTTATCTTACTTATTGGGATTGATACCTGCAATTGTAAAACAGGCCTATTAGATTATGCTTTATGTGGCTAGataatttgagatgaaagaaaaatagaGCAGAGGGGTACCTTATAACGAATTCTAAGTAACTTTCCGGTTGGAGATAAGAGCTTTATTGATCTTTCACTGCAGAAAGCAATCTTATCAGTAGAGATGAAGAGAAGGCCTGCCATTGGACCAGCTGTAGTTGATAAATAGCATTGAGAAACCTTCAATAGCTTTTCATCATCTCTAACACTAAACTTCTGCTTGAATATTCTCTCCAACCCTCCTACTTGAAGAATTTTTGCTCCAAGGCTCAATTTTCCCTTCACGGTTTCTGTTAGCTTCGGGCTCAGGCTCACTGCACAATTAAAGTCGAAACATTAAGGACTTTACGGTCTGTACTTTCTGTCATACATGTAAATAATGCTTGTTGCACAAATTTTTGTACATCCTGACTCACTAATCTGATGTTCATTAGATTTACACTTGTGTGTGGCCATGATTTCACTTGCAAATACTGATGTCATTATTTTCAAGTTGATTTTTGGCGCCATATTTGCAAATACTAGTGAAATATATTAAAAACTTGTTTATGGAGTTTTTCTGGTGAGTTGATGGTTTTCATTCATAGTACTTCACTTTTCTTCCAAGTAAACTCATGTCCGGACACAATTTCAACTTCGAAATACTTTCTTTTTCAACTTAAACAAAAACTTGTCTTGGTAAATTTTCGATAAATTTTTTAAGTCTTTATCATGAATATTAGTGCTTACCATGCTCACGGATGCCTTGCGCAAGACAAtccatcctttctccaagtttGTTCATCTTACAATCACAGATTTTCCTgcatattcaagaaaattcaatcTTAATGATCTCTTCTTCAAGGGTCAGTAATACTCTTTATAACTACTACAAGATCAAGTTGATTCTTCATCAAGAGATTGGAAAAATACTCACTTTGTTTTAATTTAGACAAGATCTTTGATGTTGCAGATGGAATATGGTCTTCACAAGAAGATAAGGCCAGTAGTCTTTTTGGCTGCCTTTCAATTGAGCACACTGCTGCACTCATGGGAACACCTGTGAGTAAGTTCTTCATTGtgacttctgattttgaagAGGATTTTGCTATATTGTGAAGGTAACTGAGAAATAATTAAGTTTTGGTTGATGGTTTAAGAACATTCCTTGTAGTGCTATATATAGGAGTTTGGGAGAAGTTGATGAATCTTTTAACTACTAACTGTTGCATGAGTCAGCTTTGGGTCATCAgacaaaagtaaaaaagaagatGTTGTGctttttatttagaattttattttttaccaagAAGAAAAGGTTGTCAGGAAGATGGGAGTGTCGATTGAGATTTCAAAAGTTTCAATATCTTCCATGATCtttatgttgattgaaatttgaaaattgtccAAATTCAAAGTGCAGTGCATGTTCAACTTCTCTTTTCTATTCtttgtttttcccttttctttcagtCCATTAATTAATTTATGTCGGAGATCAAATTTCagtaaaaacaaaagaaagttaGGAgatttttgtcacaccccaacttttgatagggcatgacgggcatccgacccttacttagggccgagcgaacccgctggttctcgttctactcataatctcactggactcttaaatcatgaaatgagtgcataatgaaagcttttcaaaaaaacatgcttttcgtctttctcaaatcaagtaagatccgtaatcatatgaaatttgtaacataatgcataatgatacatcggcttaaaGATatcgacatgttatatacgtactctattgcaaagtctctaacataaatccggataccataacatagatactcgaccGGGCAACACTCCGAAAGGAAAGCTCgtcaatccagctggaacatcttctactaatatcctctactcatttGTATACACGCGTTAGGGGTCCAGTAAAGGGGACATcgatacgaataatgtaccgagtatgtaatatgaataacaacataatatagatatggaaggtaacatggaataagagagatcgTACATgcggatgcctcataaggcggatgtcatgctctctttaaaaaaactttttcttacatacatatatataatatcaacatcataacttacCCGGCCTTTTCGGGACTTGTGTGCACATGTGTAACGTAGTCGGCAGATTTGTTTGTAGATGTAACCGGTACTTTGGGACAAGTGTGTAAAGTAGGGCCCTTTCAGACATTCGGTGTAATACCAATCGATCATAactggttgcacaataggtgccgtacccggccgaaTATAGCGCGGTTCCTGTGAGaaaatacacacatatatataaagcatgcatgagagcccaatcaaagccacaactatatgggcaaggtcggtagcctccgattatattatggatcaatcattatcgtttatcccaccttgaaggaataattattataaggtgagaccaacaacaatgaataaaatcgagacaaccatgaaataagctcaataatctcataatagcattaaaatcataagctttggaatttcttgaattaaaatcatcatcatcataatcatcatagaaacattctcgtCTTTAACATcctcattcatattgtaaaaacatgtccgttgttgttgtcataaaagcttatagaatcattttGATTCGGAAAATAgagacattttggaaaatatttatggattatcaagaaataagtcatgcctttgaatcatgaactctatgaatcatgaatttctagcttttgagaataagaatattcttgggaaacatttatggattcacataaagggatcatgggacatttgaaaaacacctattggattcataagaaaaatATCCTTTAGAAATTAGTTTTATTAACATACTTTGTTCAACCTCGGTGCCATGCACACTTATTCGTCAATgtgagtctacatttaagaggattcacactatcattggactcatcatagtatacttatactaaactttcaagtcaaactactctatacTCTACCGAAAATCTTCTCCTTTTATTTATatctagcccgaattctcaataccaagtcaacaaccaataacaacaacgaaacaacaacaacctcattactaccaaaatattccatcaaatacaccatatgatattttctccaactcctccacaaacgaattcgctacataattatttcataaatttatctccgtaaataagccttaaatgataccaaaaagaaagattcataccttacttccgctaataccgcgatatctccaatacttgACTTATTCCCGGACCACAAATTCACcgcaacacaatattataatcataactatGCGGCGGAACCGAATCcggagatttttacttaactcgcattgaaatttaatggagggaaggttggagaaCTTTCTAGAATTgttgggaaatattttttttgctgGTTTCTTTGAAAATGATTAAACCTTTTATATAGTTGGTCCGAAGTTTTTTGAGCcatcgttcatccgcggaaattatttcgagacctaaaacttttatacaccgatctctttatttgcatacttggatatgtcaaAACTTCATACTATTGTATAACTTACAAgatcccaaacttagcaaaacttctttttttttgattcgtttaacctccaaccttcgcgatactttacttatcacttgttgaacataacataaacgcttataacttcaaatataatagtcctttgagcttatgtgactaacctatggATGCAACTGTTTAacgcacgaaaatacgggatgtacaATTTTTTTCAGTAAAATAAAGGTATGGTGGACAAAACTACTCAATACTTGTGTTGGCCAGATATAAcaacagtggcggagccacatagaCCGTACGGTGGTCAGTTAAACACGCTTAGTAAAAAATGATACTGTGTATATAGGAAGTGATTACTATATCTATAGGtcaaaattactttttatacatatatatttaatctTGAACACTCTTGACGAATTCTGGCTTTGCTACTGCCTATCGCCGTAGCAGATATACTTAGGGGAGCAGTAAAAGTATACACAAGCTCACCTGGATGCCTTCGTCGACCTAAAAAAATTGCATCTTTCTCAGTTTGCTATAGAGGTTTGGAAATGTCTTCTTTTGGCTGTTTGGTCAATACAGTAAACTAATCTCATGgtaacttattttcttatgaagATTTGTGTGCACATGTGGTGTTTTCAACTTTTGAGTCGGCAGATTTGCTTTGTGATGTAACCTACTTTTACAAGTTAAGAGTAAAAGTAAGAAAAAGCTTTGCATTTTGAAGTCATTTTGTCATAACTAGTAAAGTAATTTAATTCAGCCAAAACGACCTTTTTAACCTTTTCTATGCAAATCgactcatgaattccattcatggGCAATGTTTCTCGACAGTCGCAcgtaatttttgtttttttcttttacttgacAAGTTCTGAAAGTTTGAAAAGACACACCTCTACTAAGTTGAAGTGTTTATCTGGTCGCTAACTAAGTTTATTGTCTAACTTACAATACGTGCCAAGTTTAAGGGACTATCTAGGACTTTAGCCTATTCTGTTTCTTCTAAAGCTTCAATTGTTATTATCACACGCTTTCTCTATTTTTTATTGTTTCGGGTTTATAATTGGTAGAATTAACTCGTTACCCCTTAAATTTGGCATGATTTATTCAGTACATACTAATTACTTCAGATTCTTTTTACAAGCTTTTAGTGCATAATAAAATTATCCCAAATTAGTTTTATTAGTCTTGTATGACTCGGTGCCATTCAAATATTTCAATGTGTTATGTAGGGTCAACAAATTtggattatattaacttctcttTTAAGGTATTTACCTTATCTTGCCTTTTTTTTCAATCTCATCTTGAGGTGTAAAGGCAGGTCTGTAGGCCATTTTTTCTGACTTTATGTGGAACATACCAGGAGAAATGGGTTTTTACAATCCTGACAAACTTTATTTAGTTTTACGGCTTTTTTACAAAAAACATAAGAGAAAAACTAAGAGACCTCGAAAAATTTTTTCTATTCAAATATTTAGAGATCTCATTTCCTCGAACATACCATGCACGAATGACAAATGCTTTAAATTGTTTGAGTAAACTTACTTTTTTGgtactttgaccaacatttgcCTTTGGAAAACAATAGTTAGAAAtctttttgagagaaaaataaaatatatatatatatatatatatatatatatatatatatatatatatatatatatatatatatatatatatatatatatatatatacttctttCATAAggaaatttaaatatttagtcCGAATTTTAGCCTTGtcatgctaatatatatatatatatatatatatatatatatatatatataggaggttATATATCTTGGGTCCACTACTAGATATGTACACATGAACATGTATACGTATGAGAAGAAGCTTGTGAAGTTAATAATGGATCGGCCAATCTGATAATTTGATTGGATTTAGTTTGTAGCCAAGTTGTTACAACTTTATCTTGTCGTTACCATTTACTAAGGACATTACAAGAAACTTGTTTTCTTTGGGAGagaccaaatcaaaccaaacaattTTTCCACACATGATCTGCACTACTTTTCACAATTTTAAAGTGGTCTTCTTtacaaaaacaataaaatattcaaatatttctttagtcctataAGATGTGGGAATATGATATCTAAACAATCTTATAAcattttttagaaattttaaaatattggaacaaaagataataaaagttaaaaaaaaattattaaagcCAAACAATAGCAAGATAATAAGCTAACCAAGGCTTAAAAAAACATTAGATAGTACTAGAaatctaaaaatagaaaaatgcaagaaaattGCTAAAAAGTCCCACACCACTAATTTTGTTCCATCTTATCATTTTGGAAAATTGTCATACTTGGTTGTGCGCGCACGCATATTTTTATGGGAGAttaacctatatatacataataagaaaagtatttacaaaatataacggaacttttcattttacaaaatataacaacatattacttacaaaatatataattttcgctccatttttttaaaaatatttttaaagaaaaacattaaaaaacTATTCCCGCTCATGGCTAaaaaaaatagctcaaaatTTGTTAGTATGTAAATGtgataa includes these proteins:
- the LOC132044628 gene encoding LOW QUALITY PROTEIN: putative GEM-like protein 8 (The sequence of the model RefSeq protein was modified relative to this genomic sequence to represent the inferred CDS: inserted 1 base in 1 codon) — protein: MKNLLTGVPMSAAVCSIERQPKRLLALSSCEDHIPSATSKILSKLKQRKSVIXKMNKLGERMDCLAQGIREHVSLSPKLTETVKGKLSLGAKILQVGGLERIFKQKFSVRDDEKLLKVSQCYLSTTAGPMAGLLFISTDKIAFCSERSIKLLSPTGKLLRIRYKVSIPISKINKAKESENREKPSQKYIQVITEDDFEFWFMGFLNHQKTLGYLQQAISSTSSKLRR